In the genome of Haloactinomyces albus, one region contains:
- a CDS encoding helix-turn-helix domain-containing protein produces the protein MRGMTSSLTIGERIAWYRRRRGMPQEVLAGRIGRTVDWLSKVENNRIDLDRLSVIRTLAEALDVTIGDLIGEPTLLEWNKESGTKTVPALRAALMDYRQLTPLLGGAENDSEPPELETLRQGVGDVFAAYQESRYGFVTGRTPLLLSDAALAAQAHGSEGRELLALSYQAATSVLTKLGEVDLAWIAAERGLNAAQQVGNPLILGSLFRSVTHALLSTGRFPEAVQLTRTAADVLQPSVGEAGSAMLSVYGSLFLAGSMAAARCDDRSSTSAFLSEAQESADRLGGDGNYLWTAFGPSNVSIHRVATAMELGDVQVAVDVGPTVDTSALPLERQVRHALETARAFSAWNRTDEALSIVLDAEQRAPEQVRHHYLSRQLVLTWMRQQRGKPSPALADLARRLKLS, from the coding sequence ATGCGCGGAATGACAAGCTCACTGACCATCGGAGAACGCATCGCGTGGTACCGGCGACGTCGAGGGATGCCGCAAGAAGTACTGGCCGGACGTATCGGCCGCACCGTCGACTGGCTGAGCAAGGTGGAGAACAACCGGATCGACCTGGACAGGCTGTCCGTCATCCGAACTCTCGCCGAAGCACTCGATGTCACCATCGGCGACCTCATCGGCGAGCCGACGCTACTCGAATGGAACAAGGAGAGCGGGACGAAGACAGTTCCCGCTCTGCGTGCTGCTCTGATGGACTATCGCCAGCTCACGCCCTTGCTCGGCGGAGCCGAGAACGACAGCGAGCCGCCCGAGCTGGAGACCCTTCGTCAGGGAGTCGGCGACGTATTCGCGGCGTACCAGGAATCGCGCTACGGCTTCGTGACCGGGCGTACTCCGCTGCTGCTGTCGGATGCCGCACTCGCAGCTCAAGCGCACGGCTCGGAGGGGCGCGAACTGCTCGCGCTCAGCTACCAAGCAGCCACGTCGGTTCTGACCAAGCTCGGTGAGGTCGATCTCGCTTGGATCGCTGCCGAGCGCGGGCTGAACGCTGCTCAGCAGGTCGGCAACCCGCTGATCCTTGGCTCGCTGTTCCGCTCGGTGACTCATGCGCTGCTGTCGACCGGTCGGTTCCCGGAAGCCGTGCAACTGACCAGGACGGCCGCCGATGTGCTCCAGCCCAGTGTCGGCGAAGCCGGTAGCGCGATGCTCTCCGTCTACGGTTCGCTCTTCCTCGCGGGCTCGATGGCAGCGGCACGTTGTGACGACCGGTCCAGTACGAGCGCCTTCCTGAGTGAGGCTCAGGAGTCCGCAGACCGGTTGGGCGGTGACGGTAACTACCTTTGGACAGCGTTCGGGCCGAGCAACGTCTCCATTCACAGGGTCGCGACCGCGATGGAGCTGGGAGACGTTCAGGTCGCGGTGGATGTCGGGCCGACCGTGGACACGTCGGCGCTTCCGCTCGAACGGCAGGTGCGTCATGCCCTGGAAACCGCCCGCGCTTTCAGCGCCTGGAACCGCACTGACGAAGCCCTATCCATCGTGCTCGATGCCGAGCAGCGCGCGCCTGAGCAGGTACGGCACCACTACCTGAGCAGACAACTCGTCCTGACGTGGATGCGTCAGCAGCGCGGTAAACCGTCGCCCGCACTCGCTGACCTGGCGCGGCGTC
- a CDS encoding helix-turn-helix domain-containing protein: MPKDWAAVSEVIKRRMGELDMTQQELTRRADVAPMTVRELQNNLKPRKRSARTLAAISEALDLPSDHLSSVLESEEPSDSGGTDSLRVELEQVKQTLADLAERLEIVERRQAADDTRP; encoded by the coding sequence ATGCCGAAGGACTGGGCCGCCGTGTCCGAGGTGATCAAGCGCCGTATGGGCGAGCTCGACATGACACAGCAGGAACTCACGCGGCGGGCCGACGTCGCACCGATGACCGTGCGCGAGCTCCAGAACAACCTCAAGCCACGCAAGCGCAGTGCGCGCACCCTTGCGGCCATCTCGGAAGCGCTGGATTTGCCCTCGGACCATCTCTCGTCGGTGCTGGAGAGTGAAGAGCCCTCGGACTCCGGTGGTACGGATTCGCTCCGCGTGGAGCTGGAACAGGTCAAGCAAACGCTTGCTGACCTGGCAGAACGCCTTGAAATCGTCGAGCGTCGGCAAGCTGCTGACGACACTCGTCCTTGA
- a CDS encoding helix-turn-helix transcriptional regulator codes for MQDKGTRMYRVKAVAERYDVSVDTIYRAIESGQLDALKLGTGKGTLRIPEHALRAYEEACSQAAYDSYVLGTASAAEGDEQIGEVA; via the coding sequence ATGCAGGACAAGGGTACGCGCATGTACCGCGTCAAGGCAGTAGCCGAGCGCTACGACGTCTCGGTCGACACGATCTATCGGGCGATTGAGTCCGGCCAGTTGGACGCGTTGAAGCTGGGCACTGGTAAGGGCACCTTGCGGATTCCCGAGCACGCGCTGAGGGCCTATGAGGAAGCGTGCTCGCAGGCTGCTTACGACTCCTACGTTCTCGGCACCGCGTCAGCCGCTGAGGGCGACGAGCAGATCGGGGAGGTGGCCTGA